The Actinomycetota bacterium genome includes the window CAGGACCTTGTCGATGACGTGGTGGCAGTCCATCTCGCAGTTGGATCCGGGAAAAACGACCACTCCGAACTTCATCTGGCTCCTCTCCTCCGCGTTCACTCCTCGAGGCCGCGTCGTTCAGCGCTCTATCTCCACCCGGAAGTCCTCGATGATGGGGTTGGCGAGGAGCCTCTCGCACATCTCCTGCACCCGCGCCTCCGCGCGCTCCGCGTCCACCCCCTCCAGGCGCAGGGTGATGTACTTGCCGATACGCACCTCGGAAACCTCTTCGAAACCCAGGGACCTGAGCGACCCCAGGGTCGCCTGCCCGGCGGGGTCAAGCACTCCCTGCTTAGGCGACACGAAAACAGATACCTTCAATCCCGTCTCCTCCTCCTCCGATCTCCTCGAGACCTCCGCGCGTGCCCCGGCGGCCCCGGCTCCTCGACGGCCCACAACGGTCCTGCCCTGCCCCGGCGGACGGGCCCCCGCTCCTGAGTTCGAGGTCTCCCTCAGGGGCCCCGCAGGTCCAGGGCCTCCAGGCGGGCGAAGACCTCTCCCAGGTTGCGCAGTTGCCTTTCCAGGTCGAAACACGCCTCGAGCTCCTCGCCGCCGAGGCGGGACGCCACCTCGGGGTCGGCGGCCAGGAGGGCGCGGAAGTCCCCGCCCTCGTCCCAGGCGCGCATGGCGTTGCGCTGCACCAGGGCATAGGCTTCCTCGCGCGTAAGCCCCCTGTCCACTAGGGCGAGCAGCACGTTCTCCGAAAAGATAAGGCCGCGGTTGAGCTCGAGGTTGCGCCGCATGTTCTCGGGGTAGACCTGCAGGCCCTCCACCACGCCCCGGAACTTCACCAGCATGTAGTGGAGCAGGGTGGTGGAGTCGGGGATGATCACCCTCTCCACCGAGGAATGCGAGATGTCCCTCTCGTGCCACAGAGCTACGTTCTCCATGGCGGCCATGGCGTTGCCCCGCAGCACCCTCGCCAGACCGCAGATGCGTTCGCAGAGGATGGGGTTGCGCTTATGGGGCATGGCACTGGACCCCTTCTGCCCCCTGCGGAAGGGCTCCTCGACCTCCAGTACCTCGGTCCTCTGAAGGCCCCTGATCTCCAGGGCGAACTTCTCCAGGCTGGAGCCGGCGATGGCGATGGCCGCCAAATACTCGGCGTGGCGGTCGCGCTGCAGGACCTGGGTGGAGACCTCGGCCGGCTTCAGCCCCAGCCTCTCGCAGACATAGGCCTCGACCCAGGGGTCGAGGTGGGCGTAGGTCCCCACCGCCCCGGAGATCTTGCCGCAGCTCACCGCCTCGCGCGCCCTCTCCAGGCGCCCGATGTCCCGTGCTGCCTCAAAGGTCCAGAGGGCGAACTTCATCCCCAGGGTCATAGGCTCCGCATGCACCCCGTGGGTGCGCCCCACCACCACGAGGTCCCGGAAATCCAGCGCCCTCTCCTTGAGGGCGGCGGCGAGGGCACGCGCCTCGGACAGGATGAGGTCCATGGCCTCGCGCATCTGCAGGGCGAGCCCGGTGTCCAGGACGTCGGAGGAGGTCATGCCGTAATGGATGAAGCGCGAGCTCTCCCCCACGTTCTCCGCCACGTTGGTGAGGAAGGCGATGACATCGTGGTGCACCATCTCCTCGATCTCGCGCACGCGCTCGGGATCGAAGGCGGCCCGCGACCTTATCTCCTCCAAAGCCTCCGGGGGGACCTCCCCCCGCCGCGCCCTGGCCTCCACGGCCAGGATCTCGATGTCCAGCCACTTCCGGAGCTTGTTGTTCTCGCTCCATACCTCGGCCATCTCCGGCAGGGTGTAGCGCGGGATCATCTCTCCGTCCCTCCCGGAGCAAAGCGGCCGCGCGCGGTACCCACAAAAGGTGCCATATTACCAACCTTTTCCATGCATCTCGCCCGGCACAAGTCTATTATGCACCATGGAAAACGCCGCTGACAGGGGCTTTTTCAGGCCTCCGCCATGCGCCTGCGGTACTCCGCCAAGGCCGAGGCCACCGCCTCGTGTTTCAGGGCCAGGATGGAGCACGCCAGCAGGGCCGCGTTGGCGGCCCCATCTATGGCCACCGCGGCCACGGGCACCCCGCGCGGCATCTGGACGATGGAGAGCAGCGCGTCCAGCCCCCCCAGGTCCGGCGAGGAGATGGGGATGCCGATCACCGGGAGGGCGGTCAGGGAGGCGATGACGCCGGGCAGGTGGGCCGCCTTCCCCGCGGCGGCGATGAAGACCTCCACGCCCTCCCCGGGCGCCTCGCGCACGAACTCCCTCAGCTTCTCGGGCTGGCGGTGGGCGGAGATGACCGCCTTCACCACCTCCACCCCCATCCCGGCGAGGACCTCCTCTGCCGGCTTTACCTTCTCCGCGTCCGACCCGGAGCCCATGAGCAGGGCTACCTTAGGCACGCCCATGTTCCCGATACCTCCATGTGCTCACTTCCTCCACCATCATCTCCGACTCACGCTCCCCCGCCTCATCAGGACCCGAAGGCGCGCAGGGCGATGTCCCCGCGGTAATAGATATCCCGGAAGCCGATCCTCTCCACCGCCTCGTAGGCCTTCGCGCGCGCGGCGGCGAAATCCGTTCCCAGGGCGCTGACGTTGAGCACGCGCCCCCCGTCGGTGAGTACCTCGCCTCCCTCCCCCAGGCGCGTGCCGGCGTGGAAGACGGTGACTCCCTCCAGGGCTCCGGCCTCCTCCAGGCCGCTTATGGGGTAGCCCTTCGCGTATTCCCCGGGGTAGCCCCCGGAGGCGACGACCACGGTGACGCATACCTCTTTTTTCCAGTTCAAGCCCATGCCGGAAAGGCGGCCCTCCACCACCGCCAACATGGCCTCCACGAGATCGCCCTCCAGCCGGGGAAGCACCGCCTGGGTCTCCGGGTCGCCGAAGCGCACGTTGAACTCCAGCACCCTTGGGCCCTCGGCGGTGAGGATGAGCCCGGCGTAGAGTATGCCCCGATAGCGGATGCCGCGCGCGGCCAGGGCGCGGGCGGTGGGCCGGAGTATCTCCTCTACCGCGCGCCGGTAGTCCTCCTCCGAGAGCACGGGCACGGGGGAATAGGAGCCCATGCCGCCGGTGTTGGGCCCGGTATCGCCGTCGCCGGCGCGCTTGTAGTCCTGGGCGGGGGCCATGGGCAGGATGTCCTCGCCGTCCACGAAGGTGAGGATGGAGACCTCCTGGCCCTCCAGGAACTCCTCGATGAGCACCTTCTCACCCGCCGCCCCGAAGGCGCGGTCCACGAAACATGCCTTGAGCGCCTCGTAGGCGGCGCGGTCGTCTCGGGCGATGACCACCCCCTTGCCCGCGGCCAGCCCGTCCGCCTTGACCACGAAGGGAGGGCTGCTTTTCCTGATACAGGCCTTCGCGCTCTCGAAGTCCGTGAAGACCTCCGCCTTCCCCGTGGGCACCCCGGCCTCCAGCATCAGCCGCTTGGCGAAATCCTTGCTCCCCTCCATCTGCGCCGCCTCGCGGTCAGGACCGAAGACCGCCAGCCCCCGGGCCTGGAAGGCGTCGACGATGCCGGCCACCAGGGGGGCCTCGGGCCCCACCACCGTGAGGTCTATCTTCTTCTCGGCCGCGAAGGCGGCCAGGCCCTCTACGTCCTCTGCCTTTATGGCCACGCACTCGGCGAGGGCGGCCATGCCCGCGTTCCCCGGCGCGCACCAGATGCGGTCCACCAGGGGTGACTGCGCGATCTTCCAGGTGAGGGCGTGCTCGCGCCCCCCTCCTCCCACCACCAGAACCTTCATGCATACCTCCCCGTGGTCGCCCGGGCTACACCTCTATATTTTATGGAAGGCGGTGACAATCCTGCCCAATCCCTCAATATGTCCCCACTCAGCATCGATGGACATCCGATTTTGAAAGGCCGGTGGGAATGAAAACCCTTGGCTGCTCGGATCAAACGCCCGGGGCGTTCGGAATCCCGCATTCTCGAACCGAACGGATGACCGACGCAGCCGCGACGCAGAGGTGAACGGCCGGAAGGCCCACGCGAGAACCAGGCATATGCCGGAGGGTACCCCCGCGGCCAGGAGGGGTTCTCCCGGCCTTATGGCGACCTCTCGGAAACGCGGTGGCTCGGCCATTTTCGCGCCAGAGGGAAAAGTGTCCTCGCTTACATGCGAGATCAGAGGTCGAAATCCCCCGCCGCCTCGGGCTGGTAGAGGATCTCCAGTATCTCCAGCCTCCTCAACCCGGCCGGGACCTGCCACTCCAGGGCGTCTCCGACCCTGTACCCCAGCATGCCCGTGCCCACCGGCGCCAGTATGGATATCCTGCCCTGGTCTATGTCCGCGTCCTGGGGGAAGACCAGGGACAGGGTCATCTCCTCGCCCGTATCCACATCCTTCAGGCGCACCCTGGAGTTCATGGTGATGACGTCGCCCGGTACCTCGTCCGACTCAACTATATTGGCCCGGGTAAGCTCCTCCTCGAGGTCTTTGAGGTAGGCGCTGATGCCGCCCTCCGCTCTCTTCTCCGCCATGAGCTTGTTCAAGCGCTCGAGGTCGAACCGGGTTATGAATATGTCCCTCTTCTTCATGTCTTCCTCCTTAAGCCTTTGGGGGATTCGAGAGCGAGGGGACAGCGGCCAACGCGGTCATTATGGATGATATTAAAAACCACTTCGCCGGGTGGTTGCCTTTCGGCCATACAAGCCGGACCCCTCGGAAAACAACCGCCTGCCGGAACATCCTCCGAGAGCCGCGGGAGAAGGCCAGGCCGCCGACCTACAGCGGGAGGTCGTCCTGGAAGAGGAAGCGGCTCTGGGAGAGTGGTTGCCCGCTCCCGTCCAGGAGGATGGTCTGTTGCCGGGAGGGACCGACGGAGACCAGAGAGATGGGTACCCCGGAGCGCGAGGAGATGAAGTCCAGGTATCTCCGCGCCTCCGCCGGGAGGTCGTCCAGGGTACGCGCCTCCGATATATCCCTCTTCCACCCCGGCATCTCCTCGTACACCGGCTCGCATGCTGCGAACACCCCGGAGAGCTGGGGGAACTCCTCCATGACCGTGTCCCCGTAACGGTAGGCCACGCAGACCCTCAAGGTGTCGAATCCCGAGAGCACGTCCAGCTTGGTGACGGCCATGCTGGTGAGGGAGTTCAGGCGCGCGGCATAGCGCAGGATCACGAGGTCGAACCACCCGCAGCGGCGGCGGCGCCCGGTGGTGGTGCCGAACTCGCGTCCCACCTCCTGCATGGCGCTGCCGATCTCGTTGTCCTGCTCGGTGGGGAACGGCCCGGCGCCCACGCGGGTGACGTAGGCCTTGGTCACCCCGATGACCTCGTCGATGTCCCCAGGACCCACCCCCGCCCCCGCGCAGGCCGCTCCGGCGACGGTGTTGGAGGAGGTCACGAAGGGGTAGGTGCCGTGGTCCAGGTCGAGCATCAGCCCCTGCGCTCCCTCGAAGAGGACGTTCTTTTCCTCCCGCAGGGCTTCTTTGACCAGCAGGGAGGTATCCGCCAGGCAAGGCCTCAGGCGGCGGGCATAACCTTCATAGGCGTCGGCGACCTCCTCCGCGTCGAGGGCCGGTGCTCCGTAGACGCAGGAGATGAGGCGGTTCTTCTCCTCCACCGCGGCCCGGACCTTCTCCCGGAAACCCCTCTCGTCCAGCATCTCCTGCATGCGCAGACCCACGCGGGCCGCCTTGTCGGCATAGGTGGGGCCTATGCCCCGCCGCGTGGTGCCCAAACCTCCCTCGCCCCGCCTGTCCTCCATCAGGCCGTCGAGCGCCTCGTGGCTGGGGAGGATGAGGTGGGCGTTGTAGGAGATGCGCAGGCGCTCAGCGTCCACGTCCAGGGAGGCGAGGTTGTCCATCTCCGCGACGAGCACCCCGGGGTTGACGATGACCCCGTTTCCGATCACCGGGACGATATGGGGATAGAGGATGCCGGAGGGGATGAGGTGCAGCTTGAGGGTCTCTCCGTCATAGACGATGGTGTGTCCGGCGTTGTTGCCGCCCTGGAAGCGCACCACCATGTGCATGTCGTCGGAGAGGAGGTCGATGACCTTCCCCTTGCCCTCGTCTCCCCACTGGGTTCCCACCACCACGATCCCGGGCATGGCCTATCTCTTCTCTCTTCTCGCCTGCTTGTCCGATCCCCACACGGAGAAACATTATACCACTTGCGGGGGATTGCGTGGTTCGGGGACAGGGAAACGCTCTTACGGCCTGGAACGGACGATCGCCTTCCCCGAACATGCCGGGAGACGCGTGTTTCGGGGACGGAAGAAGGGGACAAGACGCGCAAGCCCTTCACCGGGGGTTCAGCGGCCCGAGGATGCGAGGATGGAACGGGCGGCGACTATCCCCGAGGCGGAGGCCTGCACCAGGCCGCGGGTGATCCCCGCCCCGTCCCCTACGGCATAGAGGCCGGGGACCTCGCACTGCAGGTCGGCGCCCAGGCCGGGTCGCGAGGAATAGAACTTCACCTCCACCCCGTAGAGCAGCGTGTCGCGGGAGTTGAGCCCCGGGCACAGGCTGTCCAGGGCCTCCAGCATCTCCAGGATGTCGCTCACGTAGCGGTAGGGCAGCGCGAAGCTCAGGTCCCCGGGGACGGCGTCGGGAAGGGTGGGACGCACGGAGGAGCGCGCGATGCGGTGCGGCGTGGACCTCCGCCCCGCCAGGAGGTCGCCCAACCTCTGGATGATGATGCCCTCCCCCAGCAGATTGGCGAGGCGGGCGATGTACTTGCCGTAGGCGATGGGCTCCCGGAAGGGCTCGGTGAAGGTGGTGCTGACCAGGAGGGCGAAGTTGGAGTTCTCGGTGCGGCGCTCGCCGTAGGAGTGCCCGTTCACGGTGAGCACGTCCCCGTAGCGCTCCACGCAGACCTGACCGTAGGGGTTCATGCAGAACACCCGCACGCGGTCCTCGAAGCGGCGCGTGAAATAATGGATCTTCGGCTCGTAGAGGTCGAGGGTGAGGGGCTCCAGAACCGGGGCGGGTACCTCCACCCGGATCCCGATGTCCACCTGGTTGTTCTGCACCGCGATCCCCAGCCGCCGCATCTCCCCCGCCAGCCAGTCCGCGCCCTCGCGCCCGGGGGCCACCACCACGCGGGGGGCGTGTACAACCTCGCCCGCCCCGGTGCGTACCCCCTTCGCCCTGCCGCCCTCCACGAGGAGGGATTCCACCGGGCTCCCCGTCCTGATCTCCACCTTTTCCGCCAGGAACTCCCTCATCCTCACCAGCAGTTCCCGGCAGCGCTCCGTGCCCAGGTGCCGGAAGGGACATGGGGTGAGGACGAGACCGGAGAGGACCGCCTTCCTCCTCCACCCGTCCACCTTCTCCGCGTCGTCGCCGTAGACCCGGCGCGGCGCGCCGAACTCCAGGTAGAGCTGATCCACGCGGTCGATGAGGTCCCGCAGCATGCGGGTGCCCACGTACTCCTCCAGCCATCCTCCCACGGCGGGCGAGAGGGACAGCTTGCCGTCACTGTAGGCGCCCGCGCCCCCCCAGCCGCTGGTGATGGCGCAGGTGGAGCAGCGCCGACAACTGCCCTCGCGAGCGGGGCAGTCGCGCTTCTCTATGTCCGGCCCCTTCTCGAGCATGAGCACGCGCAGGCCGTCCCTCTTCACCAGCTCGAGGGCAGCGAAGATGCCGGCGGGGCCGGCCCCCACGATGATGACGTCATATTCCTCGGCCATGTCCGCCTCCGATTGTAACATCGGAGAGGCGGGAACGCGGGTTAAGGGCCGGTCCCGCCGGGCACGGCGGGGTGATGCCGTTTCTTTGTGGAAGACCTCTCCTTCCCTGTGCCGAGAGCGGCCGGGGCCGCTCCCACCAGGCGCGGCAGGGTGCCACGCGGAGAACGGGCGCTTAAGCGATCCGGTTCACGGTGACGATATATGAATACAACATGCCGTCCGCGGTGGAGCATCCCGGGGAGCCATCCCCTGGATCCCACGCGGGTTGGCGCGGGTTCGACGCAGGTACGGATCCCGCGAGGCGCGGGAGCAACCAGAGATCGTCCGGGAGGGGAAATGGACGTCATCGAGAGATGCGGCGAGTGCGGCGTGCCGGACAGGTTCCACCAGCTCCACAGGTGGCTCACCAACGGCGACATCGTACAGGCCGCCAACCAGCAGGCACGCATGGCCATGGTCGAGTGCGATACCGTCGACGACCTCTTCCGCGCCATCGGAGAGGCCATAGGCGTGTCCATCGACCACATGGTGATCAACATCATCGCCCGGGGCACGCAGATGTACATGGACTCCCTCACACCGCCCGCGGTGAAGGAGATGATCCGGAGCAAGCAGATGGACATACGGGTATTCTCCCAGGGGGTGATGGACATCTGCCACGCCATCGGCTACGGAAGGTACGAGTTCATGGACTACCGCTACGAGAACGACGCGGATGATTTCTGCCGCATCAGCATCTTCAAGCCCTTCTCCATCCTGGAGACCTCGGGGGCCTTCGCGGGGGTCATCGCCTCCTCCGTGGGCGGGGAGCACTCCGTGACCTACGAGGAGGTGAGCCCCGGCCTCTTCGAGCTCACCACCACCTGGACCACCTACCCTGAGGTACTCAAGGAGCGCCTCCAGCTCAACCTCTACGCGCCCGTGGCCGGAGACCTGGAGCTCGAGAGGTGTCCCCTCTGCGGCACCCCCACCCTGCTCGCCTCCATGTGCGAGTGGGACCTGGAGAACGGCGTCATCACCAACCGCGATAACGGCTGCCGCATGACCGTCCTGGGCCCCGGGCTCATGGACTCGGTGTTCGAGGCCCTGGAGTGGGAGCTGGGCGATGAGATACCGCGGCTGGTGGTGGACGCCCAGCGCCGCCTGGTCAAGGAGGGGTTAGCCCCCATCGACTTCTCGCGGCCCGTGGAGGAAGTGCGTCGGCACCTGGCCGTACGCGGCCTGGGGAACCTGCGCGAGTTCGCCATGGGCGCGGGAGGCGCCTCCCTGCATCTCGACAACCCCTGCATGCGGCTGCCCCTCGTCGGCCTGGTGCAGGGGAGCTTCGAGCGGATTTTCGGGACGGACTCCGAGGTGGAATGGGAGGTGTCCGGCGAGAACGCCCTGGTCATCGCGGTAAAGCCGCGGTAGGAACCCCGAGACCCATTCGACCGATGACGACTGTCGATACTGCGCTCAAGTCGTGAGTGAAGCCACGACGGGAATCCCGATGCTCTTTCGCCTCGCGGCACGGGCTCAGGCACGCTTTCATCGCGGCATCATCCTGACCGTGCGCCTGGACCCCGCGGCACGGGTACGGGAAGGCCCGCGCCCTTGAACGGCCGAGGGGCCCGTGAAAGCGGACCCCTCATCTATCTTCAGCGCGGCCCGCGGGCCGCGGCTATTCCGGCCGGTGTGGGCACGCCCCTTTCACAACTTCACGCCTCGGCATATACCGAGGCCCCGGCGCGGGCGAAGGCGAACCGGCCGTCGGCGTCCACGTCCACCTCGATGAGGTCGCCCTCGGCGAACTCCCCCTCCAGCAGGCGCCGGGCCAGGCTGTCCTGGATCTCCCTCTGCATGACCCGCTTGAGGGGACGCGCGCCGTAGTTGGGGTCGAAGCCCTCGGAGGCCAGCACCTCCTTGGCGTGCTCGGTGAGGCGGATGTCCAGCTTGCGGTCGGCCAGCCGGGCGCGCAGGTGGTCGAGCTGGATGTCCACGATCTGCTTGATCTCCTCCATGCCCAGGGGATTGAAGACGATGATCTCGTCCAGGCGGTTGAGGAACTCGGGGCGGAAATGGGCCTTCAAGGTGTCCATCACCGCCTCCCGCACCTCGTCGCGGTCCCTCCCCGCCATGTCGGCATAGAGATGGCTGCCGAGGTTGGAGGTCATGATGATCACCGTGTTCTTGAAATCCACCGTGCGCCCATGCCCGTCCGTCAGCCTGCCGTCGTCGAGGATCTGCAGCAGCAGGTTGAAGACGTCGGTGTGCGCCTTCTCGATCTCGTCGAGGAGGATGACGCTGTAGGGCCGGCGGTGCACCGCCTCGGTGAGCTGGCCCCCCTCCTCGTAGCCCACGTAGCCGGGGGGCGCGCCGATGAGACGGGAGACGGTGTGCCGCTCCATGTACTCGCTCATGTCCAGGCGCACCATGGCCTTCTCGTCGTCGAAGAGGAACTCCGCCAGGGCGCGCGCCAGCTCCGTCTTCCCCACCCCGGTGGGCCCCAGGAAGAGGAAGGACCCGATGGGGCGGTTGGGGTCCTGCAGGCCCGCCCGGGCCCGCCGGATGGCGTTGGATACCTTTTCCAGGGCCTCGTCCTGGCCCACCACGCGGCGGCGCAGCCGCTCCTCCATGTGGATGAGCTTCTCCACCTCGCCCTCCAGGAGCTTGGACACGGGGATTCCCGTCCAGGCCGACACCACCTCGGCGATGTCCTCGTCGTCCACCTCCTCCTTGAGCATCTTGCGGTCCTTCTGCAGCTCCTGCAGGCGCCGGTTCTCCTCCTCGAGCCGCGCCTGCAGCTCGGTGGTCTCGCCGTAGCGCAGGCGGGCCGCCTTCTCCAGGTCGCCCTCGCGCTCCGCCTTCTGCTCCTCGATCTTCACCTGCTCCAGGCGCTCCTTGAGCTCGCGGATGCGGGCGATGCACTCCTTTTCCGCCTGCCAGTGGGCCTTCATCTCCGAGCTCTTCTCCTTCAGCTCGGCCAGCTCCGCCTCCAGCTTCTCCAGCCTCTCCTTCGAGGCCTTGTCCTTCTCCTTCCTCAGGGCCTGCTTCTCGATCTCCAGCTGCTTGATGCGCCGCTCCACCTCGTCGATCTCGGTGGGCATGGAGTCGATCTCGATGCGCAGGCGCGAGGCCGCCTCGTCCACGAGGTCGATGGCCTTGTCGGGCAGATAGCGGTCGGAGATGTAGCGGTCCGAGAGCACCGCCGCCGCCACCAGGGCGGAGTCCTGGATGCGCACCCCGTGGTGCACCTCGTAGCGCTCCTTCAGCCCCCTGAGGATGGCGATGGTGTCCTCCACGTCGGGCTCGCCCACGAAGATGGGCTGGAAGCGGCGCTCCAGGGCGGCGTCCTTCTCGATGTACTTGCGGTACTCGTCCAGGGTGGTGGCCCCGATGGCGTGCAGCTCCCCCCGTGCCAGGGCGGGCTTGAGCATGTTGGAGGCGTCCACCGCGCCCTCCGCCGCGCCCGCTCCCACCAGGGTGTGCATCTCGTCGATGAAGAGGATGATCTCCCCCTCCGCCTCCGTGATCTCCTTGAGCACCGCCTTGAGGCGGTCCTCGAACTCGCCGCGGTACTTGGACCCCGCCACCAGAGCCCCGATGTCCAGGGCCACCACCCGCTTGTTCTTGAGGCCCTCGGGCACGTCGCCCTCCACGATGCGCTGCGCCAGGCCCTCCACGATGGCCGTCTTCCCCGTCCCCGG containing:
- a CDS encoding NAD(P)/FAD-dependent oxidoreductase, with the protein product MAEEYDVIIVGAGPAGIFAALELVKRDGLRVLMLEKGPDIEKRDCPAREGSCRRCSTCAITSGWGGAGAYSDGKLSLSPAVGGWLEEYVGTRMLRDLIDRVDQLYLEFGAPRRVYGDDAEKVDGWRRKAVLSGLVLTPCPFRHLGTERCRELLVRMREFLAEKVEIRTGSPVESLLVEGGRAKGVRTGAGEVVHAPRVVVAPGREGADWLAGEMRRLGIAVQNNQVDIGIRVEVPAPVLEPLTLDLYEPKIHYFTRRFEDRVRVFCMNPYGQVCVERYGDVLTVNGHSYGERRTENSNFALLVSTTFTEPFREPIAYGKYIARLANLLGEGIIIQRLGDLLAGRRSTPHRIARSSVRPTLPDAVPGDLSFALPYRYVSDILEMLEALDSLCPGLNSRDTLLYGVEVKFYSSRPGLGADLQCEVPGLYAVGDGAGITRGLVQASASGIVAARSILASSGR
- a CDS encoding adenylosuccinate lyase; translated protein: MIPRYTLPEMAEVWSENNKLRKWLDIEILAVEARARRGEVPPEALEEIRSRAAFDPERVREIEEMVHHDVIAFLTNVAENVGESSRFIHYGMTSSDVLDTGLALQMREAMDLILSEARALAAALKERALDFRDLVVVGRTHGVHAEPMTLGMKFALWTFEAARDIGRLERAREAVSCGKISGAVGTYAHLDPWVEAYVCERLGLKPAEVSTQVLQRDRHAEYLAAIAIAGSSLEKFALEIRGLQRTEVLEVEEPFRRGQKGSSAMPHKRNPILCERICGLARVLRGNAMAAMENVALWHERDISHSSVERVIIPDSTTLLHYMLVKFRGVVEGLQVYPENMRRNLELNRGLIFSENVLLALVDRGLTREEAYALVQRNAMRAWDEGGDFRALLAADPEVASRLGGEELEACFDLERQLRNLGEVFARLEALDLRGP
- the purE gene encoding 5-(carboxyamino)imidazole ribonucleotide mutase; its protein translation is MPKVALLMGSGSDAEKVKPAEEVLAGMGVEVVKAVISAHRQPEKLREFVREAPGEGVEVFIAAAGKAAHLPGVIASLTALPVIGIPISSPDLGGLDALLSIVQMPRGVPVAAVAIDGAANAALLACSILALKHEAVASALAEYRRRMAEA
- the purS gene encoding phosphoribosylformylglycinamidine synthase subunit PurS — encoded protein: MKVSVFVSPKQGVLDPAGQATLGSLRSLGFEEVSEVRIGKYITLRLEGVDAERAEARVQEMCERLLANPIIEDFRVEIER
- the clpB gene encoding ATP-dependent chaperone ClpB, which produces MVRFDKFTVKAQEALTDAQRIAGERHHQFMEAEHLLLALLRQEGGTVPALLAKLGADGGMLASEVEAALDGLPRVTGAVGQVQISPGLAALLEAALAEADAMKDEYISTEHVFLAMAEEKKGEAARILRAHGIDRDRVLKALAEVRGSQRVTDPEAEGRYQSLERFGRDLTDLARRGKLDPVIGRDAEIRRVMQVLSRRTKNNPVLIGEPGTGKTAIVEGLAQRIVEGDVPEGLKNKRVVALDIGALVAGSKYRGEFEDRLKAVLKEITEAEGEIILFIDEMHTLVGAGAAEGAVDASNMLKPALARGELHAIGATTLDEYRKYIEKDAALERRFQPIFVGEPDVEDTIAILRGLKERYEVHHGVRIQDSALVAAAVLSDRYISDRYLPDKAIDLVDEAASRLRIEIDSMPTEIDEVERRIKQLEIEKQALRKEKDKASKERLEKLEAELAELKEKSSEMKAHWQAEKECIARIRELKERLEQVKIEEQKAEREGDLEKAARLRYGETTELQARLEEENRRLQELQKDRKMLKEEVDDEDIAEVVSAWTGIPVSKLLEGEVEKLIHMEERLRRRVVGQDEALEKVSNAIRRARAGLQDPNRPIGSFLFLGPTGVGKTELARALAEFLFDDEKAMVRLDMSEYMERHTVSRLIGAPPGYVGYEEGGQLTEAVHRRPYSVILLDEIEKAHTDVFNLLLQILDDGRLTDGHGRTVDFKNTVIIMTSNLGSHLYADMAGRDRDEVREAVMDTLKAHFRPEFLNRLDEIIVFNPLGMEEIKQIVDIQLDHLRARLADRKLDIRLTEHAKEVLASEGFDPNYGARPLKRVMQREIQDSLARRLLEGEFAEGDLIEVDVDADGRFAFARAGASVYAEA
- a CDS encoding adenylosuccinate synthase; translated protein: MPGIVVVGTQWGDEGKGKVIDLLSDDMHMVVRFQGGNNAGHTIVYDGETLKLHLIPSGILYPHIVPVIGNGVIVNPGVLVAEMDNLASLDVDAERLRISYNAHLILPSHEALDGLMEDRRGEGGLGTTRRGIGPTYADKAARVGLRMQEMLDERGFREKVRAAVEEKNRLISCVYGAPALDAEEVADAYEGYARRLRPCLADTSLLVKEALREEKNVLFEGAQGLMLDLDHGTYPFVTSSNTVAGAACAGAGVGPGDIDEVIGVTKAYVTRVGAGPFPTEQDNEIGSAMQEVGREFGTTTGRRRRCGWFDLVILRYAARLNSLTSMAVTKLDVLSGFDTLRVCVAYRYGDTVMEEFPQLSGVFAACEPVYEEMPGWKRDISEARTLDDLPAEARRYLDFISSRSGVPISLVSVGPSRQQTILLDGSGQPLSQSRFLFQDDLPL
- the purD gene encoding phosphoribosylamine--glycine ligase, with the translated sequence MKVLVVGGGGREHALTWKIAQSPLVDRIWCAPGNAGMAALAECVAIKAEDVEGLAAFAAEKKIDLTVVGPEAPLVAGIVDAFQARGLAVFGPDREAAQMEGSKDFAKRLMLEAGVPTGKAEVFTDFESAKACIRKSSPPFVVKADGLAAGKGVVIARDDRAAYEALKACFVDRAFGAAGEKVLIEEFLEGQEVSILTFVDGEDILPMAPAQDYKRAGDGDTGPNTGGMGSYSPVPVLSEEDYRRAVEEILRPTARALAARGIRYRGILYAGLILTAEGPRVLEFNVRFGDPETQAVLPRLEGDLVEAMLAVVEGRLSGMGLNWKKEVCVTVVVASGGYPGEYAKGYPISGLEEAGALEGVTVFHAGTRLGEGGEVLTDGGRVLNVSALGTDFAAARAKAYEAVERIGFRDIYYRGDIALRAFGS
- the rnk gene encoding nucleoside diphosphate kinase regulator, which gives rise to MKKRDIFITRFDLERLNKLMAEKRAEGGISAYLKDLEEELTRANIVESDEVPGDVITMNSRVRLKDVDTGEEMTLSLVFPQDADIDQGRISILAPVGTGMLGYRVGDALEWQVPAGLRRLEILEILYQPEAAGDFDL